The Coffea arabica cultivar ET-39 chromosome 1e, Coffea Arabica ET-39 HiFi, whole genome shotgun sequence genome has a window encoding:
- the LOC113700026 gene encoding uncharacterized protein gives MPPCTRSSLKAARHKAGVLCDSVQSISGENDLKLCITNYFKGTSGKYSQKSGQAPLYTDDECEQENKMAKLQKGKRAILLDSTDDHVEVVAPKRGKAMNKGKLKRPKRTRKFGNSSPGEVNTQSFEIDSISSHFSERKESSMSPSIGIPSPPAPTDDMYHFWTALQALGAYLAAAEGDLLEDETEDVFVLCYCAMLLYYVWILDVKRCGPGPR, from the exons ATGCCTCCCTGTACAAGGTCTTCCTTGAAGG CAGCCAGACATAAAGCTGGCGTTCTCTGTGATAGTGTGCAGTCCATTTCGGGCGAAAATGACTTGAAACTCTGCATTACAAATTACTTCAAG GGAACATCAGGGAAGTATAGTCAGAAATCTGGCCAGGCACCTCTTTATACTGATGATGAGTGTGAGCAGGAAAATAAGATGGCAAAACTTCAAAAAGGAAAGAGAGCAATCCTGTTAGATTCAACTGATGATCATGTTGAGGTTGTGGCTCCAAAGAGGGGAAAAGCTATGAATAAGGGGAAGCTGAAAAGGCCTAAACGTACAAGGAAGTTTGGCAATTCAAGCCCTGGGGAAGTAAATACTCAGTCATTTGAAATTGACAGTATTAGCTCCCACTTCAGTGAGAGGAAAGAGTCCAGCATGTCTCCATCAATTGGTATTCCTTCCCCTCCTGCCCCTACCGACGACATGTATCATTTTTGGACAGCTTTGCAAGCGCTCGGAGCATATCTAGCGGCAGCAGAAGGGGATTTGTTAGAGGATGAAACGGAAGATGTCTTTGTGCTATGTTATTGTGCCATGTTATTGTACTATGTTTGGATATTAGATGTCAAGCGCTGTGGCCCTGGTCCAAGGTAG